The nucleotide sequence NNNNNNNNNNNNNNNCGACCATGCTCTCAAGCCCGCGGCGCCCATCCCATCCTGCGCGGTGACCATCCCATCTCGCCGGTAACCGGGGTGACCACGGGAGATGCTGCAACCGGGGGCAACGGGGTGCTACCATGGGGATGTCCATGTGCTGCAACCCCGCGGCAGCCTGGGTGCTTGACTGCGATGACCGAGGTGACCGCAGGCTGCAACCACAGCTTTTCCGTCGCCGATAGCCGTTTGAAGCTTTTTCGATATATGGTTGAAGCTTTCTCTGTCAACATTTGCAACTTTTCTCTGGTTGCAGTGTCTTGTTGGAGCATTTTTGTCCAACGGTTGAAGCTGCTTTCATACACGGTTGAAGTTTTTTTCATCCACGCTTGAAGCCTTTTGTAACGTTTGAAACTTCTTTCGTTTTGAGCAGCGCTTTGGTTAAAGCTCTCTCCTATCAtatggttgaaacttttttcatctaAGGTTGAAGCATTTTCGCACCAGCAGTTGCAAATCCCCCCTATTTTGCAGTGCTGGTTGAAGCTTTTCTATCTAGGGGTTGAAGCTTTTCCATCCCGGGGTTGAAGCTTTTTTTCCAGCGTTTTGCAACACAGGGCATGTGCGACGGTTCAAGCCTTGCCTCGATTCAATCATGAGCTCGTCGTCGAGGGCGCNNNNNNNNNNNNNNNNNNNNNNNNNNNNNNNNNNNNNNNNNNNNNNNNNNNNNNNNNNNNNNNNNNNNNNNNNNNNNNNNNNNNNNNNNNNNNNNNNNNNNNNNNNNNNNNNNNNNNNNNNNNNNNNNNNNNNNNNNNNNNNNNNNNNNNNNNNNNNNNNNNNNNNNNNNNNNNNNNNNNNNNNNNNNNNNNNNNNNNNNNNNNNNNNNNNNNNNNNNNNNNNNNNNNNNNNNNNNNNNNNNNNNNNNNNNNNNNNNNNNNNNNNNNNNNNNNNNNNNNNNNNNNNNNNNNNNNNNNNNNNNNNNNNNNNNNNNNNNNNNNNNNNNNNNNNNNNNNNNNNNNNNNNNNNNNNNNNNNNNNNNNNNNNNNNNNNNNNNNNNNNNNNNNNNNNNNNNNNNNNNNNNNNNNNNNNAGGCGAGGGCGGCAACCGGCGGTGGGGGCGGTGCCCGGCGGCGAGGGTGGTGACTGGCGTGGGGGCGGCGAAGCTCGGTGATGCTTCGAGGTCGGGGGCCTCGCTCATCCACGGTGGCTAGATGCgtaggaggagaaagaagaagctgGGGGCGATTTTTTTTCCGGGAACCAACGGCAGCTCGGCTCACATCTAACGCCCTGGGCTGGACTGGCCGAAACTtttggccggcgcaccggcgcctataaGCGCCCAGTTTGAACTGAGCTGAGAAAaaccacgtgacacatgtggtaatCAATCCTAACAAGTATTAAAAAAAAACTGAGCTGAGAACGGCGTTGTCGTCGACTCGGGAATGTTGTAGCATCTGTTTCTCACGTGTCATCCCATACCATGTTACGTTCCAGGCCGGCACCATATATAGCGAGAAATGCATTGAGAGACGATGGTCAGGGCTACCGAACATGCACTTTGTTTTCTGCTCTCCATCTCATTCGTGTTGACGATGGCACTCTGGCTTTGTATGGCCGGCGCCAGACCATATGCAGCCTAGCTGGTCGTCGAGGAAGTTTTAAGTCAACCTAATTTTCAGAAATTCCAGCAAAGCATTTGAAACAGTTGACGAATAACATGCCAAAACTGAAGAAATCACGTAGCGGTAAGAGCAGTAAAATGGACAGTTTGGGCCCCTGCAGGAGCAGTAGCTTTACCATCTTTACAGCTCAAAACTCACAGTTTCTTAAACTGGCACGGAGAAGATAGAGCAGTGAGTTATCTATTGCATAGCACGCCAGGgttccaagtctccaagatcagcAAGACAACAGCACTTGAAGCAGCTTAAACCCCTCCAGTTTACAGGTTCCTCTCAACATTACAATGCCAAGGATTAAGCTCAACTCCAGATTCCGTAATGGCATACATGTAATAGCTGATGATAACAAGATCCCAGAACAGTCTAAGGCAAGGCACTCGTAGTCCCAACTTCACCCTCTAAAAGATACTGATGCATCCAAAGTTAAAAGGACATAACATTGAGCCATGTAAAACAAAGCCAAAAATATGCAAGACATCCATCAGATTTTGCCCAAAGTGTGGTTGAGCAAGTTGTAAACACGAGTCTCACAGCAGTCCCCAAAATGAGATGTCAGGAAACTACCACCCTACGCCTCCAAAACAACTCTGATCTGAGAATTTAGAGATACCTGCAAAGCGAATTGTAAATATGAGTCTTGCCAATCTCTTGCAATAACTTTGAAAAAGGACTAAACACTAGGGACATCTGAATAATGCTATGGAGAGAGTGAGTGACATGCAAacagcatcctcttcttcttgaGCTCCATAAGTACAAATAAACAGAAATAACAGCACCAGCGCATTCCCATCCACATTGTTTTGGAACAATTACAAAAATGAGATGCCATATGAACGCTGCACTATGCTTTGTTTATTTTCTGTTGCGGCAATAAATGAAGCAAGAGGGTTCACCATAATCTTTGGAACAGTTTAGCAAAGATCAGTTGCTGATAACATTTTACCATAATGAATGAAGATGGCTCATCATAACCAAAAATCTGGGTATCTGCTAACCTCAACTACCGTTATCACCGTGTTTTCACACTCTGAACTTCAAATTTGTAATAATAAATCGCTCAGGTGAATTAAAAACTAGTGTTACTCAATAGAATTGGCAGCTGGCAGACATATGCACCAAATAGTACTTATTTTTCCAAATAACACACTGCTGGCATTGCAAGAGAAATGGACTGTGATGGATAATACATGAAGATAGGTTATGCGAAAGTACCAAGATAGGAATTAGCTGGTACACTTCACTTCATCAGCTCTACTTCTACACACAAAGTCTCCTTTTTGACCATGTCAGGCGATGTCTCCTCTTTGACAGCGGTCTTCTTGCTCCAATCTTCAACCATGCAAGCAAGAATAAACAGTCAATTACAATGTATACATTTCTCTGAATAGTATGTATGGCTTGAAATGGCAGAACATGTTACAGTAATTAGATGAATGAAATGCATAAGTGTCGAATCAGAACAACAAGAAAAAAATTGCCATATTCCCTGCGCCGTTTTGATACACGACATGGGTGATGTGGCATGACACATCCAAAAACAAGGATACAGCAATCAGTGGTCCAAAATGATAATACACGGCGGTGTAGATCTCTAAGGAGCAGCATTAAAAGGGAAGGACGCGCGGCAAGATGCCATCAGGCTCCCAGCAGCAATGGTCGGGGAGCATGTCCACATTATGCATGAGAGGAAGGCTAGTATACATTATAAAGTATGTTTTAAATATTTAAACATCGACATGATTCAGATACTGAGATAAACATAATGGAATCATTGTTATAGGATGCAGCAGGCATGACAACTCACTGAAGTATCAGGGAAACCTTTACCTAGCAACACAAGTTAATAGGCTGATATCTTCTCCATATTTTTATTGAAAAGGAAGTTCAAACCTCCTGGCCTCTGCGTCCTTGGATGCACACAGCCGAGCAGTCACAAAAAAAATGTAACAAAAATAGGCAGTCACAAGTGACAGGAGCTGTGCCTGCCACTAGGATGAGCTTGGCCCAATCTGATGGGGTTTAAAATGCATTAAAATAAGAAGATACAAATGAACAGACTAGAACAGACTCAGCCTTTCAGTATCTTGGCTGCACTTCTCCCTTCTTATTTATTTGTTACGGCTATGTCCCTTTCTATTTAGCAATGGTGGACCACAATAGAAAGGCTACAATCAATATTGTTCCTCGAATTCACCCAATTTATAACAAAATTATAGTACGTAGAATTTATATGCAGAGGACCCTACATGAGCTTCCAAGCACCCAATTTCAGAAGATGTGTTAAAACAAAATGTGCCCAATCTGACAATTGTATAGTATACTCTATTCTTCCTTGCTTGGATGCACTTCTCCTCTTATATCTAGTTGTAGTTGACCACAATAGAAAGGGAGAATTACAGTTCCTCAAAAACATCTCAATTATTTAATCCCAAATTCTAGCACAATTTGTATATAGAAGAGAGGACTGCAAGCACATAATTTCAGAAGATACGATGAAAGGTGCCTAATTTAACAATTGCAGAGTATAATCATCTTCACCACTTCCATAGCTGATAGCTCAAACAAACAACTGATCAAGAAGATGGGAAGTGTTAGTACCTGCAGAGGGAATCTGGCTTGATTCCAGCCACGTCGGGAGGACACATGGTAGGATGGGGACACTGGGTATAGCTAGACGAGAGCTCCCTGTTATCTTCTCCTTCTCCATGTCCACGCCAAGAAGCTGGTTGCCGCACACAAGGTACACAACATGGCTGTTGAGTGGGTCAATTGCGCCAATCGCCGGCATCTCCTTCAAGGGTTCATCATCCCAAATTGTGGTGAACGCCACCTCGTGGTCCAGCGTCCAGGAGCTGCCACCGTCGTCGAGGGAGAAGGAGCTGACCACGTAGGGCTTCTTTTTGGACACCTCGATGTAGCGCATCTTCCCCTCACTTTCCCCCATACGTCGGTAGCGCTGAAGTTTCCTCATGAACACCACACCTTCGAGGTCAGGCAGCACGCTCCCTCTGGGCAGCGGGATGAACCGGAGCTCCGGCCTCTCGCTGAGCGGGTCCACCGAGATGGCGCCCCAGCTCTCGTCGATCCACCACAAGCGGTCGCCGAAGGGCACCACGGCGCTGTCGATGTGCATCCGCCGACCGGCAGGCAATGGGGACGGCAAGCCCAGCAATTTTTCCCACTTCCCCGTCTCCGAGAGAAACCGCCGCAAGACGAAGCTCTCCTCATCCTCCCTGCCGCCGATGGTAAACATCTCGGCTACGGCATACCTGTCAGGCGGTCCGTGCCCGCCTTGGGACTGAGTGAGGAGGCCGAGGTGCTGGTACATGGTGGTCCTCTTGGTGCCGTCGAGGTCCGGGAGGCGGTAGAGCTCGCCGCTGAGCGGGTTGCAGACGAAGCGCGTGACCTCCGGGTTGATGTCCATGCCGGTGAAGAAGGACATGTCGCGGATCGCGCAGAGCATCGACTCGCCGGTGGCGGGGACGTCGAACTGGAAGCGGGACTCCCAGAAGCGCACGAGGAGGAGGCCGTCGCTGCTGACGGCGGCGACGTGGCCCGGGACGGAGCCGAACACGCCGGTGGCGGGGTCGGGGAGGGGGCGCGGGTGGATGAAGTGGGCGGGGACGGTGAGGCCGGTGACGAACGGGGGCGCGTCGAGGTGCAGGGTCGCGCCCGGCGCCGGCGCCCCCGACTTGTCGACGTTGGTGAGCTGGATGAGGGCCCACGGGGGCCGCGAGGCGGCCGGGGACGAGGAGAGGGAGCGGCGGAGCCCGCCCGCGGCGGCGCTGGAGAGGCGGCGGAGCATTCTGCGTGTGGCTTTTGGGTTTGGACTACGGTGCGGTGCGGGTGTGGTGGGTTCACGGGAGGACTGCCCTGTGGTCTgtgggctgctgctgctggtgttCTCCTTTCCTTCTTTTGAGTTTTGACCCGGCTGTCTGCTCCAATTCGCCACCCCCTCTCCTTCTGCAGCAGCAGCAGTTTGGATGAGAAACGCCATTCTTTCAATTTATCAAAATAAAATATTAgaatgttttttttttgagaaaatgcaTATAGCCATCTTACATCGTCCCAAGGGCAGGATTACGCTCGTTTGCTAGAACCTCTCGTAGGTCATGTGGAACATCTGCTACACACATAACATCAAATATAGGATGTTTTTGACACTATGATAATGTGGAGAACCGTCTTATATTTGATACCGAGGGAGTATGATACGTGAGTAAATGTTGGGAACAAAGATTCTGTGGGAGGATATCTTTTGAATTACACACATGAGAGGAAATATCTTCAAAGTAGAAATATTTTGTTTTCATACACATCTAGGGCTTTTGACCCTAGTAATATGGCTATTGGATGTCGTTTAAACTCCTTTCCGCTTATGTTTTTCTTTG is from Triticum aestivum cultivar Chinese Spring chromosome 1B, IWGSC CS RefSeq v2.1, whole genome shotgun sequence and encodes:
- the LOC123136610 gene encoding uncharacterized protein, which encodes MLRRLSSAAAGGLRRSLSSSPAASRPPWALIQLTNVDKSGAPAPGATLHLDAPPFVTGLTVPAHFIHPRPLPDPATGVFGSVPGHVAAVSSDGLLLVRFWESRFQFDVPATGESMLCAIRDMSFFTGMDINPEVTRFVCNPLSGELYRLPDLDGTKRTTMYQHLGLLTQSQGGHGPPDRYAVAEMFTIGGREDEESFVLRRFLSETGKWEKLLGLPSPLPAGRRMHIDSAVVPFGDRLWWIDESWGAISVDPLSERPELRFIPLPRGSVLPDLEGVVFMRKLQRYRRMGESEGKMRYIEVSKKKPYVVSSFSLDDGGSSWTLDHEVAFTTIWDDEPLKEMPAIGAIDPLNSHVVYLVCGNQLLGVDMEKEKITGSSRLAIPSVPILPCVLPTWLESSQIPSADWSKKTAVKEETSPDMVKKETLCVEVELMK